GGGTCAAACTGGCTGCCGGCATATTCTCTAATTTCATCCAATGCCTCTTTACTGCTAACTGGCTTCTTATATGAATACTCTGAGGTCATAATGTCGTAGGTCTCAACTAACTTAATCACCCTGGACCCCAGTGGAATTTTCTCGCCGGCTAAATTCTTTGGATAACCTGTGCCATCCCAGTTTTCATGATGATAAAGGACATAGCTAGCTATTGAAACTGTGTCTTTAAAATAATTTAGTATCCTGTAACCTATTACAGGATGAAGTTTCATCTCTTTAAATTCTTCATAAGTCAGCCTACCTTCTTTATTTAAAATTTCCGGGTCAATGCCAACTTTACCAATATCATGATAAAAGGCGACTTCGCCGATTTTTTGAATCAGAGAATCTTCTAGATTTAGATAGCTGGCAAATTTCAGGGCCAGGTCTTTAACCCTGATGGCATGTCTTTTCTCTGCTGGAGATTTATTATAGAGATTTTTAATAACGCTTTCTATTTGGCCAATATTCTCTTCTTCCTTATTAACTGCTTTAGTTGAATACATTGATTTCTCGGCCCGGTCGAGAATTTTATTGATATCCTGTTCCTTTTTCTCTTTGGTGCCTGCCCCCAGTGAAATCCTGGCTGTTAATGCTTTAAAGTTCTTATTGGAATAGCTGGTTTTGATTCTCTCAATAATACTCAGGGCTGCACTCTTTGGCGTTTCCGGCAGAAGAATTATAAATTCATCACCGCCCCAGCGGGCAATAATATCGTCCTTCCGGCAGACTTCTCTAAATGTTTCTGCTGCCTTTATAATCAATTTATCTCCAGCTGAATGGCCAAAGATATCATTGGTAAGTTTTAAGCCATTAAGATCGCCAATTATAATAGATATCGGCAGATTTCTCGGCACATCCAGCCTCTTTAGCTCTTCTTTAAAAAATCTGCGGTTATATAGGCCTGTTAAGTGATCGTGATAGCTTAGTTGCTCTATCTCTTCCTGATGCTTTTTCTGCTCTGTGGCATCTCTAAAAACAAAGACGACTCCCCTTGTTTTCCCATTATCATCTTTGATCGGGGCTGCCGAATCTTCCAGGTAATAGCGGCTTCCATCTCTGGAGATAAGAATCAGATTTTCCTGCAACTCCTGAATGCTTTCCGTTGCAAAGGCCTGCTCGATTGGGTCTTCCAGTTCTCGCTTTTTGCCAGAGCTTAAATCTTTACCTGAACCTTTCCCATTTTTATCTGCCAGCCGCCAGTTTAAGATCTCCCTGTAATTCTTTCCTTTAGCCTCTTTGTAATCCCAGCCTGTCAGTTCCTGGGCCACTTTGTTGATCATCTCGATCTCCTGTTTATTATTAATAACAATCACACCATCGCCAATAGAGAGGATCGTCTGGAGATATTTATTCCGTTCAACTGCCAGCCTGGATTTCTGCCTATAATCCTCGGTGATGTCTTTAATATAGGCACCGACGCCATAGCTGCCATCGATAAGTTCAACTGGAAACTTATTGGAATGATAAATTCTGCCGTCAACCTGGACTTCTTCGACAACTCTTTCCATTCTATCGAGAGCTGTCCTATCGGTTCTCTCCTTGAGGCTGGCAAACTCCTCATTGGAGATCTGGTAATCGTCTTTCCCGATTATTTCCTCCTTTTTCAGGCCATAAAAATCGGCGGTTTTCTGATTGACAAAGATATATTTTAAATCGTTATCTTTTAGATAAATCAGGCTATCATCGGCATCGATAAAGGTCTGCCGGAGTTTGTTAAAGTTGTCTATCTCATCTTTTCTGGCCTGAAGCTTTTTATAATTACGGTAGAGGAGGCTGCTGAAAATAAGCAGAGTTAAAATTATTACCCCCAGGGCTATATAAAAGTTGCGATTGATTGCCTGATTTCTAGCGGCCAGCTGAACCCTTTCAGTGACATCATTAAATATAGAAAAAAGTATCTCTCTATCCTGAAATGTCTGGGGATATGAATATACCTCTACATGCCTGATCTGGCCATCAGCCAGCCTGTGTTCAAAATGGAAATAATTGCGCTCCTCCCTGGCAGCTGCTGCCATCTCACTGGCAACTTCTTCTTCAGAGAGCTGGTTTATCTCATTTATATTCTGATTTAGGAGTTCTTCTCCTGGATACCTGTAAAAGTCATGGGCAGCCTGATTGCCATAGATGATCTCTCCTGTATTTTGATCAATCATCAGCATTATAGAACCATGGCCATCAAAAATCTCCATGGTTTCATGGGAATTTCTGCCTGGATAGTTCCAGGCAGCATAAATAAAAATAAAAATAAAAATAAAAATAAAATTATGACAATTTTTAATTTTATAATCCTTTTTGTATTCCCCATATATATTCCTCCAGAGAATTAATCGTATTATCCTTATTAAATTAATCCTATTAACCTTATTAGTATGTAATTCGATAAATATCGAAGAACTCCTTCTTTTCAAATCAACCCCCACCTGGGTTAGACCTTCCTGGACTTTTTTAGAAAGTTATCACTTGGCTTTCTAAAAAGTGTTGTGAAATCTAAAAGGTTAGATAATTGTATGATTGCTATTTATTAAACAGATAAAACCAGGGCCAACATTTCTGCCTGCCCTGGCTTTAAGTTGGCTGTTATTATTTTACGATATTAATCCAGAAAGAGCTCATTGATTTCATGTTGATCGAGCCAGTAGTCTGGAAGACGCCCAATTCCTTCTCTTATTACCAGGTCTGCATCTAAAAATAATGATACACCAAAGATTAAGCTAATTTTAGAATTAGGCAGTAAAGTTGAGCCAACATTACCGACTGTATAGCCACCTATGGTATTTGTACCGTAGATTTCAACATTCTCCATATTTCTAAAGTTATTTACAAAGCCTTCGCCAGCTGACATTACCATCTGGTCGATTAAAACTATGATTTCTGTATCATTTGATATTTTATCCTGAGAAACATATTGTGGTTCTGGCCAGCCTCTTGGTTCTATCTCAAAACCAGCAAGCATATCAATTATTTCTTCAGCTCTTTGCTGACCGTACATTTTAACCATATTATCTTTAAATACTTTTCTGGAGGATTTAGTACTAAGATGGAGAGTTATTAAATCTCTGGAAATTTCTTCACCGGTAAAGTTTTTCATCCAGCCTTCAACGTATTCTGATGAACCACCGGAATTGGCTCTGATATCAATTATTATTTTATCTTCATCCTGTAATTCTTTAGCATCTTCTGCAAATTTCTGCAACTGTTTTTCATCTTCATCTTCTCTGGGAGCAAGAGACCGTAATTCTATAACCTTTACTCCATTTCTTTCAGTGAGATTATATATATCATCAGCTGGTTCAAGGTAGCCGCCTCCATAGGCATCGTTAACTGATAGTGTTAGCTCAGCTGACTCATTTGTATTTTCAGCTTTATTGGTGAACTCCCACTCTCTGGTAAATTCTTTTTCCTGAATGTTTACTTCTTGTTGTATCTCCTCTAATTCCTGGGGAGAAAAGCCTCTTAAGACTCCAGGATAATAGACAGTTTCACCATCGCTAATTGTTGGCCATAACTGGAGGGTGTCGGTCTCAGGCTGATTTACTTTTATTTCATCTTCTACAATTAGTATCTCTTCATCTTTAGTCTGGAAATCTCCTTCAGAGTTCCTGGTAAACTTATACCGGTCAGATGTAAATAGGATACTGGTCTGACCAAGCTGTCTATCTTCTAAGAAAAAGTGGTTATCATTGATAAAACCTAGCTCCTGATAGATCATATTTATTAATTCTTCTCTGGTTATATCATCCTGGTTTTTAAAGGAAGTCTCCAGCTCTGAAATGATCTTACCTCTGGCTTCTAAAAAGTTTTCGTCACCGCCAAAGAGCTGATAACCAGCATAACTGTATTTTAATATTTCAAATAAGTATTCGATATCTTCTATTGCTTTATTATAGCTTATCTCTTCTGGCTTTTCAGTTGTTTCCAGGTCAATTGATTTGAGGGTTTTGAAATGGTCTGACTCATAGAACTCATTTAATTCTTCTTCAGTATAAACATAAACCATTTCCCTGAGCTGATCTTCATCAAAGCTATTTCCTGCGATAACAGGATTGCCTTCTGTGATTGGAATCAATGAGTTGACAACAAGAACTAATAATATAAGACAGAATATCATAAGTAACTTTTTAGTTAACTTAGACATAATATCTTAGTTATCCCCCTTGTTTTAGTTTTTGAT
The genomic region above belongs to Halonatronomonas betaini and contains:
- a CDS encoding diguanylate cyclase, whose amino-acid sequence is MKRRSSSIFIELHTNKVNRINLIRIIRLILWRNIYGEYKKDYKIKNCHNFIFIFIFIFIYAAWNYPGRNSHETMEIFDGHGSIMLMIDQNTGEIIYGNQAAHDFYRYPGEELLNQNINEINQLSEEEVASEMAAAAREERNYFHFEHRLADGQIRHVEVYSYPQTFQDREILFSIFNDVTERVQLAARNQAINRNFYIALGVIILTLLIFSSLLYRNYKKLQARKDEIDNFNKLRQTFIDADDSLIYLKDNDLKYIFVNQKTADFYGLKKEEIIGKDDYQISNEEFASLKERTDRTALDRMERVVEEVQVDGRIYHSNKFPVELIDGSYGVGAYIKDITEDYRQKSRLAVERNKYLQTILSIGDGVIVINNKQEIEMINKVAQELTGWDYKEAKGKNYREILNWRLADKNGKGSGKDLSSGKKRELEDPIEQAFATESIQELQENLILISRDGSRYYLEDSAAPIKDDNGKTRGVVFVFRDATEQKKHQEEIEQLSYHDHLTGLYNRRFFKEELKRLDVPRNLPISIIIGDLNGLKLTNDIFGHSAGDKLIIKAAETFREVCRKDDIIARWGGDEFIILLPETPKSAALSIIERIKTSYSNKNFKALTARISLGAGTKEKKEQDINKILDRAEKSMYSTKAVNKEEENIGQIESVIKNLYNKSPAEKRHAIRVKDLALKFASYLNLEDSLIQKIGEVAFYHDIGKVGIDPEILNKEGRLTYEEFKEMKLHPVIGYRILNYFKDTVSIASYVLYHHENWDGTGYPKNLAGEKIPLGSRVIKLVETYDIMTSEYSYKKPVSSKEALDEIREYAGSQFDPELADRFIDFIEELREIEEDKNESD
- a CDS encoding S41 family peptidase, whose amino-acid sequence is MSKLTKKLLMIFCLILLVLVVNSLIPITEGNPVIAGNSFDEDQLREMVYVYTEEELNEFYESDHFKTLKSIDLETTEKPEEISYNKAIEDIEYLFEILKYSYAGYQLFGGDENFLEARGKIISELETSFKNQDDITREELINMIYQELGFINDNHFFLEDRQLGQTSILFTSDRYKFTRNSEGDFQTKDEEILIVEDEIKVNQPETDTLQLWPTISDGETVYYPGVLRGFSPQELEEIQQEVNIQEKEFTREWEFTNKAENTNESAELTLSVNDAYGGGYLEPADDIYNLTERNGVKVIELRSLAPREDEDEKQLQKFAEDAKELQDEDKIIIDIRANSGGSSEYVEGWMKNFTGEEISRDLITLHLSTKSSRKVFKDNMVKMYGQQRAEEIIDMLAGFEIEPRGWPEPQYVSQDKISNDTEIIVLIDQMVMSAGEGFVNNFRNMENVEIYGTNTIGGYTVGNVGSTLLPNSKISLIFGVSLFLDADLVIREGIGRLPDYWLDQHEINELFLD